The following proteins come from a genomic window of Acetivibrio cellulolyticus CD2:
- a CDS encoding cysteine desulfurase family protein: MIKDIYLDNSATTRPYEEVIEYVCEINRNVYGNPSSMHTKGLEAEKHIKSARELVAKSLGVENQEIYFTSGGTEANNLAILGFLGANPRKGKHIITTKIEHPSVLEVYKFLMERGYKVDFLDVDDKGIIDLQGLRDAINEETALISIIYINNEVGTVQPISDIVDIKNSKNRETAIHVDAVQAYGKIKIAPKKLGIDLMSMSSHKIHGPKGVGALYASKGLKIRPIFLGGGQESAMRSGTENVSGICGFGMAADITFKKLDENYKECLILKEHFVKRLKEELAEEVLILSPQDSSPYILNVSFANIRAEVLLHHLEMKNIFVSTGSACSSRKNTHSHVLKALGLKPDRIDGAIRFSFSAFNTIEEIDCTITALKDILPKINIRRGGKR, from the coding sequence ATGATTAAGGATATATACCTTGATAATAGTGCAACCACAAGACCGTATGAAGAGGTTATAGAATATGTTTGTGAGATAAATAGAAATGTATATGGAAACCCGTCATCGATGCACACTAAAGGATTAGAGGCCGAAAAACATATAAAGAGTGCAAGAGAATTGGTTGCAAAATCTTTAGGAGTAGAGAATCAGGAAATCTATTTTACCTCAGGAGGAACTGAAGCTAATAACCTTGCAATATTGGGTTTTCTAGGAGCTAATCCGAGAAAGGGAAAGCATATTATAACTACAAAGATAGAGCATCCTTCCGTATTGGAAGTATACAAGTTTTTAATGGAAAGAGGCTATAAGGTAGATTTTCTGGATGTTGATGATAAAGGAATAATTGATCTACAAGGTTTAAGAGATGCTATAAATGAAGAAACTGCATTAATAAGCATAATATATATAAATAATGAGGTTGGAACTGTGCAGCCAATTAGCGATATAGTTGATATTAAAAACAGCAAGAACAGGGAAACAGCAATACATGTAGACGCTGTGCAGGCATACGGCAAGATAAAAATTGCACCTAAAAAGCTAGGTATAGATTTGATGTCCATGAGTTCTCATAAGATTCACGGTCCAAAGGGAGTAGGTGCTTTATATGCAAGTAAGGGTTTGAAAATCCGCCCAATATTTTTAGGCGGGGGTCAGGAGTCAGCTATGAGGTCAGGAACTGAAAATGTTTCCGGTATATGTGGCTTTGGGATGGCGGCAGATATAACATTTAAAAAGCTAGATGAGAACTATAAGGAGTGCCTTATATTAAAGGAGCATTTTGTTAAGAGACTTAAAGAAGAATTGGCTGAAGAAGTACTTATATTATCACCACAGGATTCATCACCATATATTCTAAATGTTTCTTTTGCAAATATTCGTGCAGAAGTTCTTCTTCATCACCTTGAAATGAAGAATATATTTGTTTCTACAGGTTCGGCCTGTTCTTCAAGAAAGAACACTCATAGCCATGTACTTAAGGCATTAGGTCTAAAACCTGACAGGATAGATGGGGCAATAAGATTCAGCTTTTCTGCCTTTAATACTATTGAGGAGATAGATTGTACAATTACTGCATTAAAAGATATTTTACCAAAAATCAATATAAGACGTGGAGGAAAAAGATGA
- the thiI gene encoding tRNA uracil 4-sulfurtransferase ThiI, with amino-acid sequence MKRVILIRYGEILLKGLNRPSFERKLIDNIKRSVQHLGKAGVFKSQARIYIEPQVEDYDFDEAINQLTKVFGIVSVSPVWKIETDYDVIKENSVIMIKDLLARKVYKTFKVETKRGDKSFPMDSPEISRKLGGHILDNFPELTVDVKNPEFIFYVEVREFTYIYSEIIPAVCGMPIGTNGKAVLLLSGGIDSPVAGWMIAKRGVELEAVHFYSYPYTSERAKEKVIELTKILTLYCNNIKLHIVPFTDIQLEINEKCPQDQLTIIMRRVMMTIAERIAEKVGALALVTGESVGQVASQTIQSLYVTNSVVKMPVFRPLIGMDKNEVIDIARKIGTFETSILPYEDCCTVFVAKHPSTKPVLEKILLFEKNADLEELINKAIENTEVIVLSSK; translated from the coding sequence ATGAAAAGAGTAATTTTGATAAGATATGGAGAGATTTTGCTTAAAGGCTTGAATAGGCCATCATTTGAAAGGAAGCTGATTGACAATATAAAAAGGTCCGTTCAACATCTGGGAAAGGCGGGTGTATTTAAGTCACAGGCAAGAATATATATAGAACCCCAGGTAGAGGATTATGATTTTGATGAAGCAATAAACCAGTTGACAAAGGTTTTTGGAATTGTTTCCGTCAGTCCGGTATGGAAGATAGAAACTGACTATGATGTTATAAAAGAGAATTCAGTCATTATGATAAAGGATTTATTAGCTAGAAAAGTCTATAAAACCTTTAAAGTTGAGACGAAAAGGGGAGATAAAAGTTTTCCTATGGATTCTCCGGAAATAAGTAGAAAGCTTGGTGGACATATTCTTGATAATTTCCCGGAATTGACTGTAGATGTAAAGAATCCGGAATTTATCTTTTATGTTGAGGTTAGGGAATTTACCTATATATATTCTGAAATAATTCCTGCAGTATGTGGAATGCCCATAGGAACTAATGGAAAGGCTGTATTGCTTTTATCTGGAGGGATAGATAGCCCTGTTGCCGGCTGGATGATTGCAAAAAGGGGAGTAGAGTTGGAAGCTGTGCACTTCTATAGTTACCCTTACACAAGTGAGAGGGCTAAGGAGAAGGTAATAGAGCTTACTAAAATACTTACATTATACTGTAATAACATAAAACTTCATATAGTGCCATTTACGGATATTCAGTTGGAGATAAACGAGAAGTGTCCGCAGGATCAGTTGACTATAATTATGAGAAGAGTAATGATGACAATAGCGGAAAGAATAGCTGAGAAAGTTGGAGCTTTGGCTCTTGTTACAGGCGAAAGTGTTGGTCAGGTGGCAAGCCAGACTATACAGAGTCTATATGTAACAAATTCTGTTGTAAAAATGCCGGTATTCAGGCCGTTAATAGGAATGGATAAAAACGAGGTTATAGATATTGCAAGAAAGATAGGCACTTTTGAAACTTCCATACTTCCGTATGAGGACTGCTGCACGGTTTTTGTTGCAAAGCATCCGAGCACAAAGCCGGTGCTTGAAAAAATATTATTATTTGAGAAAAATGCTGACTTGGAAGAATTAATTAATAAGGCAATAGAAAATACTGAAGTGATAGTGTTGTCAAGTAAATAG